Part of the Candidatus Neptunochlamydia vexilliferae genome, AGGGGAGCGAGATCCCCTTTGCTGAAGAGGTGAAGATGCAGGCGGAGATCGCCATTGAGGAGGCGGATAGCCTCATCATGGTGGTCGATAGCCGAGTCGGCCTGACTGCCCTTGATGAGCATGTTGCCCACCTCCTGCTAAGGAGTGGGAAGCCGCTGGTTTTGGCAGTCAACAAGGTGGATAATGAGGATGAGTCGGTTTTGGCTCCTTTTTATGCCCTTGGGGTTGAACAGGTGCTTCCGGTATCGGCGATTCAGGGAAACAATATCGCTGAGATGCTTGAGCTTGCCCTTGACCCCTGCCCCGAGGTGGAGAAGGAAGAGGAGGCTAAGGGGACCAAGGTGGCCATTATTGGCCGTCCCAACGTTGGAAAGTCGACATTGATCAATACCCTCCTCGATGAGGCGCGGTGTGTGGTCAGCCCCATTGCGGGAACAACCCGCGACTCGATCGATGTGTCGGTTGAGTGGAACGAGGAGACCTTTACCTTTATCGATACGGCAGGGATCCGGCGGAAAAAGTCGGAGCCTGAGGTGGTCGATAAGTTTGCGGCGATCCGGACCGACCGGGCCATTGAGCGGGCCGATGTCTGTATCCTCATGCTTGACTCTCAGGAGGGGATGACTTCCCAAGAAAAGCGGATTCTCAACCGGATCGAAGAAAAGGGGAAGGGGTGCATCCTCTTCTTCAACAAGTGGGACCTAGTGAAAGGGTTTCGGATGGAGCATTGCAAAAAGGGGATCGAAATGGAGGCCTCTTTTGCCTCTTATTGTCCCACCCTTTTTGGTTCCGCAAAGACAGGACGGAAATTGGACGATCTCTTTCCCCTGATTGGTGAAGTAAGCCACTACCGTGCCATGCGAATCTCTACGGGCCAACTGAATAAGTTTATCGAAGGGGCGATCCATAAGGTCCATCCCCCAATGATCAAAGGAAAGCGTCTCCGGATCTACTATATGGCGCAGGTCGATAGTAACCCTCCTCGCTTTGTCTTCTTCGTCAACCACCCCGATCTTTTAGATGATGCGTACAAACGGTACCTCATCAACCAGTTCCGAGAAGCCTACCGCTACACAGGCGTTCCTCTCACTTTTTATCTAAAGGGAAAGAAGGCTCGAAAAGGAAAAGCTCAGGAAGAGGTGGCTTTTCTAGAGAGTGTCTCTGAGTTAGAATTTATTTAGAGAGTGTCGTCAAATTCTAGCTGCTGTCTTAGCCCTTCCTATGGAAATCTCCAGCGTTGCCCTGCTTCAAGAGCCCACTTTGGGGCTCTCTCCATCGGGCGCCTTGGGGATCTCTCATAGAAAGAACTCTTCCATCAGAGATAATTTGACGACACTCTCTAGGTTTTCTTCGATTTTCTGCAGAAATTTTTTTGTGGAGAGTGCAGGCAACTTAGAAAAGTTGTCAAGCTCGAACATAAAAATTAATCAGAAAAGAAAGAAAAGATAAAAATTTTAATTCAGAGACATTCTCGTAGAAGAGCGTCTTCTTTTTGAAGAGGAGAATGTGGGATCCCACTTGTAGATCTCTCCATCGATCGTTACCTTCCGGTAGACCCAGTCCTCCTTATTTTCGCGGAGGAGGCGGTCACACCCCATGATATATCCCTTGATAAAGCCGTGCCGTTTCATGGCAAGAAGCATATAGCGGGAGCTAGTGGGGCGGAAGTGGCTTCGGGGACCATCGACAGGGGAGAGGATGTTTTGGTGGAAGAGGATCACAGACTCAGCTAGTTTGGTCATCCATCCACTTTTCTGAGGGAGAGGAGGAATGCGGCTTTTCTTAGCGATCATCTCACTATCTTTGCCCCACGGCTCGATAAAGCCCACTTCAGCGACTAGGGGAAGGGTCAAAAGAAGGGCGACTAAGAATTTCATTTAAAACCCAAATTTTAGCATGAGGACGGGAAAGAGGCCGTTCCGGTTGAGTTCGGGATAGGCGAGCCGTTCATAGAGGCGCTCGTTATAGAGTTTGGCACTTTCTCCCGCTCCGTAGATCCCACCAAAATACCACCCCGCTTCAAAACTTGCAAAGATAGTGCCGGCAGCGATATTTCCCTTTGAGTAGAAATGGACCGATGCCCAGATAAAGAGGCCGTTGAGGACAAAGGAGGTGAAGGCAGACTGCTTTTGCCCCACATAGAGGAAGCCAGCGCCGGGAACAAGGGCATTAAAGGTCTGCGCTTTGTTCACCGATTTTTTTTTTGCGTCGTAGGTCTCTAAAATATTTGTGAGGTAGGTCTTCGACGGGTCCTCTCTCTCGAGGGCCTGCAGCTCATCGAGGTCTCCCTCGATCAGCGCGGTCGAAACCCCCAGCTTTTTGGCTGTTTCCGGGTAGTGATGTTCGATGATCCTCAATACATAGTCGGCCTTTTTCTCTTCGCCGAGCTCAAGGTAGCTCTCATACATGATGATCAAGAGATCGTGGTAAGAGGGGAAGGTTTTGGTGGCGGTGTAAAGCGCTGAGTGGTCAAATTCCCTTTCGACCTCTTCGTAACGCTTCCCTAAATAGTAGGAGAGGAGGATCTGGTATTGGATCTCTTCGCGCCGCTCTTTTTCACCTGGAGGGAGCAAAAATTCAGCCCGTTTAAAGGTGGTAATCGCCCGGTAGAGGTCTAGCTTTTCAGCAAATTTTTGAGCGATGAGGTACTCCTTTCCCCACGGCTCCTCTTTTTCATGGGCGCTTAAGGGAGGGAATGCAGGAGGAAGTTGCATCAAATACTTGTCCTGAACCGAGTAGTTGACCTGAGGCTCGATCGTATCGGAAACCCGGTAACACCCAGCCATTGCCAGAAGACAAAGGGAAAAGAAGAGAAATCGCACCTTATTCATTTCAGAAAGGGTAGCAGACCCTTTTCGAAAAGTCTAGCCTGTATTTTTTTTCGCATCAACTGTTGGGTAGCGCTGTTTTATCGATTTTTTTTTAATAAAAAAATTGAATATAGTAACCTTTTCCATAAATGAGGAGCTTTCCTCAAAAGAAAAACTAAAAACCTGAATTTCGGGTTAAAAACTT contains:
- a CDS encoding tetratricopeptide repeat protein — encoded protein: MNKVRFLFFSLCLLAMAGCYRVSDTIEPQVNYSVQDKYLMQLPPAFPPLSAHEKEEPWGKEYLIAQKFAEKLDLYRAITTFKRAEFLLPPGEKERREEIQYQILLSYYLGKRYEEVEREFDHSALYTATKTFPSYHDLLIIMYESYLELGEEKKADYVLRIIEHHYPETAKKLGVSTALIEGDLDELQALEREDPSKTYLTNILETYDAKKKSVNKAQTFNALVPGAGFLYVGQKQSAFTSFVLNGLFIWASVHFYSKGNIAAGTIFASFEAGWYFGGIYGAGESAKLYNERLYERLAYPELNRNGLFPVLMLKFGF
- the der gene encoding ribosome biogenesis GTPase Der, producing the protein MLKIALIGRPNVGKSALFNRIAKRRIAIVDEMEGVTRDRLYAEAELFGRSFEIIDTGGIDEGSEIPFAEEVKMQAEIAIEEADSLIMVVDSRVGLTALDEHVAHLLLRSGKPLVLAVNKVDNEDESVLAPFYALGVEQVLPVSAIQGNNIAEMLELALDPCPEVEKEEEAKGTKVAIIGRPNVGKSTLINTLLDEARCVVSPIAGTTRDSIDVSVEWNEETFTFIDTAGIRRKKSEPEVVDKFAAIRTDRAIERADVCILMLDSQEGMTSQEKRILNRIEEKGKGCILFFNKWDLVKGFRMEHCKKGIEMEASFASYCPTLFGSAKTGRKLDDLFPLIGEVSHYRAMRISTGQLNKFIEGAIHKVHPPMIKGKRLRIYYMAQVDSNPPRFVFFVNHPDLLDDAYKRYLINQFREAYRYTGVPLTFYLKGKKARKGKAQEEVAFLESVSELEFI
- the yidD gene encoding membrane protein insertion efficiency factor YidD, coding for MKFLVALLLTLPLVAEVGFIEPWGKDSEMIAKKSRIPPLPQKSGWMTKLAESVILFHQNILSPVDGPRSHFRPTSSRYMLLAMKRHGFIKGYIMGCDRLLRENKEDWVYRKVTIDGEIYKWDPTFSSSKRRRSSTRMSLN